Genomic DNA from Clostridia bacterium:
TCGCCTCCGGAATGAGCCGCAGCGCCGCGGCTAAGGAGACGGCGAAGCGCACGGGGCTTTCGCGCGGCGAAGCGTACAAGCTCTGCGCCGGCGAATAGGAGGCATATATGCTCGTTTACAAACGTAAAGCGCACTATCACGAAGTCGACAAAATGGGCGTCGTCCACCACTCCAACTACGTCAAGTGGATGGAAGAGGCGCGCATAGAGGCCGTCGCGGAATTCGGGATCAGCTTCAAGGAGGCCGAGGAGAACGGCATTCTGTCGCCCATCGTCAATATTTCCGTCGACTACAAACGCCCCGTCGCGTTCGGCGACGAGGTCGAGATCCGCGTTACGATCCTGAAATACAACGGCGCGGTCATGGAGCTCGGCTACGAGTTTTACAACCTGACGGCCGGCTGCCTCTGCACCGTGGCGACGTCGCGCAACTGCTTCGTCGTCGGCGGGCGCGTGACGTCGCTGAAAAAGGCGGCGCCGGAGGCGGACGCGAAGCTTCGCGCGATCTACGAAGCGCAGCAAACTCAGGCCGCGTCTGAACGCGGCGGCGACTAAAAGGAGGTCAACTATGCTCAATTACGTCCACAGTATCCCCACAAAGCTTTACTTCGGAAAGGGGCAGATCAGCCGCCTCGACGGTATCCTCCGTCAGTTCGGCAGCAAAGTCCTGCTTACCTACGGCGGCGGCTCGATAAAGAAGATCGGGCTTTACGACGAGGTGACGCGTATCCTAAACGACGGCGGCTTCACCGTGACCGAGCTCGCCGGCATCGAGCCGAATCCGCGGATCGAATCGGTCGAGGAGGGTGTCCGTCTCTGCAAGGAGAACGATATCGACGTCATCCTCGCGGTCGGCGGCGGCAGCACCATCGACTGCTCGAAAGCCATCGCGGCCGGCGTCTTCTACGAGGGTGACCTCTGGCAGATGGTCGCTTCGCGCCACGGCGCGCTGAAGGCGCTTCCGCTCGTGGATATCCTCACGCTCAGCGCCACCGGCTCGGAGTTCGACGGCGGCGGAGTCATCACGAATCTTAAAACGAACGAGAAGCTCGGCAATATGTATACCTATCCCGCCGCGTCCATCTGCGACCCGACCTACACCTTCTCGGTGTCGAAGTATCAGACCGCCGCGGGAACCGCCGACATAATGAGCCACATCTTCGAGGGCTACTTCTCGCGTACGGAGGACAGCGACCTTTCCGACTGCATCGCGGAGGGCGTTCTGAAGACCGCGATAAAATACCTTCCCGTCGCGCTCGCGGAGCCGGATAACTACACCGCGCGCGCCAACCTGATGGCGATAGCGTCCGTCGCCTGCTCGGGCATTCCAGAGTACGGCAAGCAGGATACCGGCTGGCCGTGCCATTCGATGGAGCACGAGCTTTCCGCGTTCTACGACATCACCCACGGCGTCGGGCTCGCGATACTGACTCCGCGCTGGATGCGCTTCATACTGAAAAAGGACCCCTCCTGCGCGTGGAGGTTCGTCAGATTCGCAAAGAACGTCTGGGGCATCGACGGTGAGGATGAGCTTTCTCTCGCGAACGCGGGAATCGACAAGCTCGAGAGCTTCTTCAAAGAGTCGGGCATCCCGATGACGCTCCGCGAACTGAACATTGACGAAGAGCACTTTGAAGAGATGGCGGCGCACGCGAATTTCGGCGGCTACCTCAAAAACGCCTTCGTCGCGCTCACGAACGAAGATATTGTCGAGATATACAGAGCGTGCCTCTGACGATCAAAGGGGAGTGTAATTACGGCTCTTTCGGAAAAAACGAAAAAATATTTAAAAGAGAACTGCGCACGCTCCCTTGAGGGCAGGACCGTGCTGATAACCGGCGCCAACAGCGGCGTCGGCTTCAAGACGGCCGAAACGATGGCGTACCTCGGCGCGTCCGTGATAATGGCGTGCAGGAATCTTGAAAAAGCGTCGGCCGCGCGCGAAAAGCTGCTCGCGGACTATCCCGAAGCGGATATCTGCGTGATGCGGCTCGACATGGCGGACTTCGCTTCGATAGACGCTTTCGCGGAGCAGCTGCCGGACGTTGACGTCTTCATCAACAACGCGGGGCTTTTCCACCGCCGCGGCGAGAAGACGAAGGACGGCTTCGATCTGGTGATGGGCACGAACTATATCGGCGTTTATTACCTGAGCGAAAAGATACTTCCGAAGCTCGCGGCGTCGGGGCGCGAGGTCGTGTATATCAACACGATTTCGCTTATCCACAAGGTCGCGCGCGTGAAGCTTTCGCGCTTCGACGACAGCCGCGGCGCGTACGCGCGTTCCAAGCTCTGCCTCGCGCGCTATTCGCGCTACCTCGCGGAGAAGTACAGGGATACGAACGTCCGCGTTTATATGGTCCACCCCGGAATCGCGAAGACGCCGATCGCGTCGCACTTTCTCGGCGGGATGGACGCGCTGTCGAAGATCGTGCCGATAAATTCAGCGGAGAAATCGTCGCTCGCGGCGGCGTGGATACTGTCGCACGACGTTCCGGACGCCTGCGTCGTCGGGCCGAATAAGATATTCGGCGGCTGGGGTTACCCGAAGCTGAACCGCACCTGCCGCAGAGCGAAGCGGGATATAGAGCCGCTCGTCGAATTCACGAAAGAGCAAATAGAAACGCGGAGGGCTGCGAATTGATAAAGCTTACCGGCGTTACCGAAGATAACTGGCTCGAGGTCGCTTCTCTGACCGTCAGAGACGACCAGAAGGAATACCTCGCGCCCGCGATAGGCATTATCGCGAGAGGATACGTCTACCGCGACTGCAACGCGAGGGTTTTCGCGGTCGAAAACGACGGAACCGTCGTCGGCGTCGCGCTCGTCAGGGAGTTCGCCGACGAGCCGCTCGGATACGACCTGCAGCAGTTCATGATAGGCGCGGAGTATCAGGGCAGGGGCTACGGCTCCGCCGCGCTCGCGCTGATCCTGGACGAGCTGCGAAAAGAAGGGCATTACGATCACGTCGAGGTCTGCGTGAAAAAAGCCGACCTCGCGGCGATACGCCTTTATGAAAAACACGGCTTCACCGATTCCGGATATATCGACGATGACGCGCCGGATTCGCTTAACATGATATGCCGCCTCTTTTGATATTTCGCTTGCATTAACGGTGAAACCGTGATAGAATAAACACGTCATACAGAGTAGGCGCGGACGCGTGAAGTGCCGTCGGGACGGGGAGTTGCCCGGCGGACGAAGGAACGTTCCGCGGTGTCCGCGCCGCATCCCGCTGTCAATATCGGCTGAAATATCTTCCCGATATCATTGCGAGAATGTATGGGGGAGGTATTGTTATGAATGAAACAAAAACCGAAAACGAACGGCTCGTAAATCCGTTCAAGGTACTGAAGGCGTCGGCGCTGGAGCTGACGAAGCTGCCGACCGTCTGCGTGCTCGCGGTCATGCTCGCGTGCTGCTACGTCTTCGGAATGCTCACGATACCGCTGCTCGGGCAGGCGCTGCAGATCAAGTTCTCGTTCCTGATCTACGCGCTCTGCGGCGCGCTGTACGGCCCTGTTCCGACGGTGCTGCTCGGCGTTATGGATCAGCTTCTCGTGGAAACGCTGATGAAGGGCAACGGCTTCCTGCTCGGCTACGTGATATCATTCGCGTTCCGCGGACTGCTTTTCGGCTCGCTGCTCTATCACCGCGCGCTCCCGCAAAAGGGGCTCTCCGTCGGCCGCGTCGCGCTGACGAAGGCGGCGGACACGGTGTTTTACAACGTCCTGCTGAATACGTATCTGAACTATCACTACGGCTTCATAAGCGCGGGCTCGTTCGCCGCGGCGGTCACCGTCCGCGTCGGCAAGAACATAGTCCTGCTGCCGCTTGAAATATTCCTGCTCTGTGTCTTCCTCGCCGCGATGCTCCGCGCGCTTCCGCATATCGGCGGACTGCCGGAGGTGAAGACGGAGAAGATAACGAAAAAGCAGACGGCGGTCATCATCTCCCTCGCCGCGCTCGGCATGGGACTGCTGCTGGCGTATCTGTTCATACCTTCGTTCCGAGAGGTGTTGAAGTTTGGCTTATAGCGATATCGAAAAAAGACTGACGGAAGTAAAGAAGCCCTCCCGCTACTGCGGTGGAGAGGTCAATTCCGTCATCAAAGATCCGGCTTCTACCGAGGTCAGCTACGCGTTCTGCTTCCCGGACCTCTACGAAGTCGGCATGTCGCATATCGGTATGAAGATACTCTATTCCGCGGCGAACCGGCTCGACTTCGTTCGCTGCGAGCGCGTTTTCGCGCCGGACCGCGATATGATAGAGCTTATGCGCGAGACGGATACTTCGCTCTTTTCGCTTGAGAACAAGCTGCCCGTCGCGTCCTTCGACCTCGTCGGGTTCTCGCTTCAATACGAGCTTTCCTATACCACGATGCTTCAGATGCTGAAGCTCGCGGGCATCCCGCTTTACTCACGCGACCGCGGCGAAGACGACCCGCTCGTCATCGTCGGCGGCCCGTGCTCCTACAACAGCGAGCCGATCGCGGACTTCGTCGACCTCGTCGTGCTCGGAGAAGGGGAGGAGGTCGGCGACGAAACGCTCGAGCTTATCCGCACCTGCAAGCGCGAGGGCTGCGGCCGCGCCGAAACGCTTCGCCGCTTCGCCGGTATCAAGGGCATATACGTCCCGTCCTTCTACGACGTCGAATACGACGGCGTGAAGGTCAGATCGATAACCCCCAACCGCCCGGAAGCGCCGGCGCGGATAAGAAAGCGCATCGTCGAGGATCTCGACAAAGCGTTCTATCCGGAGAGCTACGTCGTGCCTTACGGCGAGATCGTCCACGACCGCGCCTCCGTAGAGGTGCAGCGCGGCTGCATACGCGGCTGCCGCTTCTGCCAGGCGGGCTTCATCTACCGCCCGTTCCGCACGAAGAGCGCGGAAAAGCTGAACGCGACCGCGAAGACGCTCTGCGACAACACCGGCTACGACGAGCTTTCGCTGCTGTCGCTTTCGACCAGCGACTACCCCGAATTGAGCGGCCTCGTCGACGGACTCAACGAGTGGGCGGAGCCGAAGGGGATAAACCTCGCGCTGCCTTCTCTGCGCGTCGACAACTTCTCTATCGAGCTGATGAAGCGCGTGCAGAAGCTCCGCAAGAGCGGGCTCACACTCGCGCCCGAAGCGGGCAGCGAGCGCATGCGCAACGTGATAAACAAAAACGTGCACGAGGCGGACATAATGCGCGCCGTGAACGCGGCGTTCGGCGGCGGCTTTACCTCCGTCAAGCTCTACTTTATGCTCGGCCTGCCGTTTGAAACCGACGAGGATATCGTCGCCATCGCCGACACCGCGCAGAAGGTCGTAGACGCCTACTACGCGAGCGAGGGCAGGCAGAAGGGCAAAAGCGTTTCCGTTTCGCTCTCCGTCGCGGCGTTCGTGCCCAAGCCCTTCACGCCGTTCCAGTACGTGCCGCAGGACACCGCGGAGGAGCACTCGCGCAAGCAGAAGCTTCTGCGCGAGCACGTCCGTTCGAACAAGATAAAGCTCTCCACGCACGACGCGGATACGTCGTATATCGAAGCGGTGCTTGCCCGCGGCGACCGCCGCCTCGTTCCCGCGATGGCGCTCGCCGTCGAGCGCGGAGCGTATCTGGAGGGCTGGAGCGAGAACTTCTCACTCGATTTCTGGAAAGAGATCTTCGCCGAATGCGGCATAAACGGCGACGACTACGCCTGCCGCGAACGCGGTACGGACGAGCTGCTCCCATGGTCGCATATAGACATAGGCGTAACTGACAGATTCTTCATATCCGAATACGAAAAAGCGAAGCAGGCGGCCGCCTCGCCCAACTGCGCCGAAAAATGCCTCGGCTGCGGCGCCGCGTCGCTGGGAGGGGGAAGGTACTGTGCGAAACGTTAGAGTCAGATACGAGAAGACCGGCGACGCGCGTTTCGTTTCCCACCTCGACCTCGTGCGCACCTTCGCCCGCGCCGTCCGCCGCGCCGACCTGAACGTGTATTACACCGAGGGCTACAACCCGCATATAAAGATGAACTTCCTGCCGCCGCTTTCGCTCGGTTACGAGAGCCTGTGCGAAGCGTTCGATATGCGTCTGACGGACGAAACGCCATGCCCGGAGGTCGCCCGGCGGCTCCGCGCCGTCCTGCCGGAGCTGCTGCGCGTTACCGACGCATACGAGCCGGAGACCGACCTTTCCGACGCCGCCTCCGTGCAGTACTCGCTGCGCTTTGACGCCGACGCGGACAAGGCGGCGGAAACGCTTTCGCGCGGCGGGCTCGTCATCGAGAAGAAGACGAAGCGCGGGCAGATAACCGTCGACGTACACGACGCGCTGATAAGCGCGAAAAGCGCGGACGGCGCGCTCGAGATAACGCTTCCGATGGGGGAGAGCTGCCTCAATCCGCGCCACGTCGTCGAGGCGCTGAATACCTACGGCGGCTTTGAGATCGAAGACTTCCGCTGCGTCCGCAGGCAGCTTTTCGCCGCCGACGGCAGCGTATTCAGATAACATAAGAAACGCGCCCGACGGGCGCGTTTTCGGCAAGGAGGCAATTATGAAGATAAAATTTCTCGGCACCGCCGCCGCGGAGGCGATACCGGCGCTGTTCTGCACCTGCGAGACCTGCCGCGAAGCGCGGAAGGCGGGCGGCCGCGAACTGCGTCTGCGTTCGCAGGCGCTTATCAACGATACGCTGCTCATCGATCTTAACGGCGACACCGCCGCGAACGCGCAGCGCTTCGGGCTGGATATGACGCGCGTTTTCCATTGTCTGATAACCCACGTCCACAGCGACCACTTCTGCGTGCCGGAGTTTTTCTACGTCAGCCCCGGCTTTACACACCGAGACGGAATGCCGCCGCTGACCGTGCACGGCAGCGAAGACGTCGCCGAAGCGCTTGAAAAGAGCGTCGCCGCCGCGAAGGGCGCGCTCGTCTGCCGCTTCGAGCCGCCGTTCACGCCGTTCAACGCGGGCGGCGTGCGCGTGACTGCGCTGAAGGCGAGCCACGGCATCCCTCATCCGTATATCTACCTGCTCGAGCAGGAGGGCAAGGCAATCCTCTACGCGCACGACACCGGCCCCTTCCCTGAGGAAACCTGGGATTACCTCGGTCGGTCGAACGTCCGGCTGTCGCTCGTTTCGCTCGACTGCAACGACGGCGACGTTGACGATATCGAATACGACGGACATATGTGCGTCGGGCGCTGCAAAAGGGTGCGCGACAGACTGAAGTTGCTTGGGATCGCGGACGAAAGCGCCGTTTTCGTGCTAAACCATTTTTCTCACAACGGCGTCCGCACGCTCTACCGCGATATGTCGAAGATCGCCGAACGCGAGGGCTTCATCGCCTCCTACGACGGACTTGAACTGACGGTTTAAAAATAGAATAGTTAAACAGCCGCCCTCGGGGGCTCATAAAGAGGATTCTGCTCACGGCTGTTCTCAAGAGTAGGACGGACAGAGAATTGCCCGTCCTTTTTGATAAAAATTCGCTTTTTACCCAACCTTTTTCTCCTCTCATTTGTCTAATAGGCAGAGTGCTCGAAAAAACAAAAAGGAGTGATCGACCATTTACAGATCGTACGACGATGAAACGCTCGTTTATATGACGCTTGCAGGCGATCAGGACGCGTACGGCGAACTTGTACTGCGCTGGCAGAGCGCGGCGCTTGCGCAGGCGAATTCGGTCCTGCAATCGGTATATCTGTCCGAGGATGCGGCGCAGGACGCGTTCGTCGCGGCGTGGCTGAAGCTTAACACGCTCTCCGATCCGTCAAAGTTCGGCGCGTGGGTGTGCAAAGCCGCAAAAAACCGCGCAAAGAACATACTCGTCCGTTACAGCGGCTGGATGGATTTTTCAGCGTACGAAAATACCGCGGCGGACGATACTTTCTCGCCGACGGTTGCACTGATAGGCACGAGCGAAAAGGAAGAGCTGCATAACGCGATAAAGTCTTTGCCTGAAAAAGTGAGAACGGTTATAACTCTACACTATTTTGAAGGGCTTTCCGTCGCAGAAATAGCGGACAAAATGAGGATATCAGTCGGCACGGCGAAATGGCATCTATCCGACGGAAGAAAGAGATTGAGAGGGGAACTTATGGCGACAAACGAAGATTATAACGACACGCTCACAGAGCGCGTGATGAAGAAGGTCGAAGAGCTGAAATTATGGTCGTCCAAAACGGATAAGACCGGATTTGAGCTCGTGTATAAGGACGTTCTGACGGACGTAGAAGACCTGCCGGAGTCGGAGAAAAAGTATCACGCAATGGCGGACGTGCTTCTGCGCGGCTTCTGGTGGCTGCCCGGCAAAAAGAACGACAGCCTGGTCGTGCGCATCGCGGACGCTGCAGAAAAAGGCCATAACGACGAGGCGACGGCTTTCATATGCTCGAAGGAGGACGCAAAGCTGTCCGGTGAGGCAAAGATCGAATTCATCCTCGACAAGCAGATACCGCGTCTGACAGGTGAAGATCTGCCAATCGCACTTGGTTCCGAATGGCTGGCACTTGCCAACGCATATCTTGAAACGGAACAACACGAAAAGGGCTTGCAGGCACTTAAAAAGGCAAGGGAAATACTGCCGAAGAACAGCGTGCAGTACGCGAGCATATTTTACGCAGAAGACTTGGTCGAGCTGCGCGATACAAAGTATAAAGAAAAAGACAAATACAAATTCAGAGTATATTCGTCCGGATATGAGATTTCTTTAAAGAACGGATATCCGTTAAAGACAAATGAACAGTTTTTTAACTATAAAGGTGAATGGACCCCCGCGGTTGGCGGTTGGTATCGTATTTTAGCTAACGCATCATGCTGCGACGGGATATTTTTTACTGAGGGCGCAGATGTCGGATACGTTAAAACTGCATCGGATAAAACGACGCTAACGCTTTTAAGTAAAACAGAGACCGTAGATACTCCCGCAGGCATATTTGAAGACTGCGAGCTGTGGGAAACGTTACCCGCTGATTCGTACATATCCGAAGTCTACCGCGCGTATTACAAACGCGGTGTCGGTATGGTAAAATTCTGCGAGATCATAAACGACGAGGTTGAAACGGTAGTTTTGTCCTCTTACAACGTTAAGAAAAGCGACAGCCTGATGCCGCTTGATAAAGACAATACGTGGGAATATACGCGGCAGTCGGAATATCCGTCCGTCTATCATGATGTAAAAATCAAAGTCGTTTTCAAATCCGATGAAAAAGTAACGCTTGCAGTCTTCTCGGAGACGGAACGGTTGTATTACGACGAACACAGCTTTGCCGATATGGCTTATGCGGTACGTTCCGAATATTACGATTTCGAGGAAAAAATAATAGATGTACGCGATTACATAAAAAAGCTTTCTGCCGCCGCAAAAACAAAACTGCAGAAGGCGCACGCAAAGGTCGCTTCATCCGTTATGGACAGACTGATGGACGAAAACGGCATAACCGAAAATGATCAATATGAAAACACCTGGAACTTCTTTGAGTATAAAACTTTCAGCCAAAGAAACGGAAACGTGGTATGTCAGGAAAACCGTGATTTCGCTTTTGAATGGAAGTGTGTCAGAGGTACGGTATATGACGACCAGGTGCTTTTCAATTATATCTATGATTTTCTGTCTGACAATTTCGGCTGCGTCTATTCGGATCAATGGGTCCCGGGCTTCCGTACCGTAAAAGAGCTTTACGATTACAATGACGATTCTGTAAAAACGGAGCTGATATGTGAAGATGCGGGTAAAGTCAAAGTTGCCTGCGGTGAGTTTGACGACTGCCTGCGTGTAACTATCGATACGACCGGTAAATTGGAATACCACGAGTATTACGGCGGCAAAAAGACATATATTTTCGCAAAAGGTGTAGGTATAATCAGATCAGAAAACTATTATGCCGAAAACGCGCTATGCGCCGTATACGAGCTGACGGAGTACGAAGGGACAGGCGAAGGATATTTTCCGCTTGATGACGGGTTACACCGCCACTATGACCTGATAAACCCGAAAAGAAACTACGTCGGATATACAGACTACACGTTTGTAAAAGATAATTACGGCAGGACGGTGGTTTTTTCGGACAAGCGAGGTTCAAGGAAAAAGGCGGAGCTATTGGAATACTATAAAACGAAAGATGAGAAAGAAGTCGGAGAGCTTTGGGATAAGCGCGATTTTGACGAGTATTACATCCGTCAGGGACTTGTCAATCTGAAAATACAGATACATGCGTTGTTTGAGGCAAATCCCACAAACTGGTTTGACGCATGTTTACCGGCGGCGCACAATCAATTTTCAATGCGGGTTATTGAGAGCTTCGGAGAGGGCGGCGTACCGGAAATATGGTACGGAGCGTACGCGAGAAAGAGCCTTATAGCAGCCGCGGTGTTGTTCGCCTGCGGCAAGACCGAAAAAGGCAGACAGTATATGGAAACAGCGTTTACATACTACGAGAAATGGAACGCGATCCCGAAAGTAACAAAGCTGCCCGTCGGCGCGCCGTGGCTGTTCGGAAACGTAACTGCCGAAAAAGGAAGCGGGATCCTTACGCTGTCCAACGGCAGCAAGGAAGTGCTTGACATTGTTATTTTCAGAGAAAGACCAATGTCGGAAATCAGTGCAGCGCTGAACAGCTGGGGATGGTTTGACTCGGTGAGAAAAGAGCCGTTCTTCGCAGAATACATAAAACGGGCTGAAGAATATAAGGATTAAAAAGGCGGCGCCGCGGACGAAAGCACAGTTTTCGTGCTCAACCACTTTTCGCATAACGGTGTACATGTGCTCTACCGCGATATGTCTAAGATCGCGGAACGTGAGGGCTTCACAGCTTCCTACGACGGATTGGAGATCACGGTCTGACGGCGCAGATACAACGAAAAAACGCACGCCCGCGGGCGTGCGTTTTATACTGTATTACTGTGTTTGCTTATTTATTCAGCTCTCTTATCTTCGGGTCGCCGTAGAAGCCGAGGATTATCGTGCCGGGGCCGACGGAGGAGCCGATGCCCTGCTCGATATAGCCGAAGTGGAAGTTTATCTTCTTATCGGGGAAGAAACCCTGTATCTCGCTGGCGACCTGCTTTGCGTCGGCTTCGCAGTCGGCGTGGGCGATGCAGACGTTGTTGTTCGCGTCGAGGTCGGCGTAGTCGCGGACGAACTCGGCGCTTCTGGTCAGCGACGCTTTCCTGCCTCTGACCTTCTCGACGGCGACGTTGTGGCCGGTCTCGTCGTAGACGATCATCGGCTTGACGCTCAGCAGCCCGCCGAAGAAGGCGGCGGAGGCACTGACGCGTCCGGCGCGGCGCAGATAGGAAAGATTCTCGACGGTGCCGGCTTCATTGAAGCGGCTCCTGTTGTCGAGCACCCACTGATGCACGTCGTCGATGCTCATTCCCGCGTCGCGTTTTTTGGCGGCTTCGATGAGCATCATCGCCAGCGAATAGCAGCAGTTATAGGAATCGACGCAGTATATCTTCCTGTCGGGGAACTCCGCCCGCAGCTTTTCCCCGGCGACGATACTTTCGGAAACTGAGCTGGACAGCGCCTTGCAGCAGGAGATCGAGAGCACGTCGCGCCCCTCTGAGAGCGCCTTGCGGAACGCCTCCTCATAGGCGGCGGACGAGACCTGCGACGAACGGAAGCGCGCTCCGCTCTTCACTATGTCGTAATACTGCTGCGGCGTGAACTGCCCCCAGTCGCGGTCTGTCAGATATTCGACATCGTCGATATAGATGTGCATCGGCAGGGAAGGCTCGATGCCGTATTCGTTCAGCTGCTCACTGGTCAGATTGCAGCTGGTGTCGGTGAAGATCGCAAATTTTTCCATAACTTTTCTCCTATTCAAGAATTACTATGAAGTCGTAGACCTCCTGTTTGCCGTCTATTTCGTAAAACTCCTTGCCGGAGTATTGCGAAGCGAAGAGCGCGCGGACGTTTTCCTTATCCGCGTCGGTGGCGTCGGCGCCGTAAAAAACGGTGGCGATGTCTTTTTCGGCGATGCCGAGGCGGTCGCAAAGGAGCCGCAGCGCCTCGGTCTTGTCGGGGGAAGAGGAGATGATCTTTTTGTTGGTGAAGCCTATGTAGTCGTTGTTTTTGACCGAAACGTCGTTGTATTCGACGCTGCGTATCGCGCGGCAGACCATGCCGGTCAGCGCGTAGTCCATGTTCTCGATAAAGTTCCGCTTTATCGTCTCCGCGTCGCCGGAGCTGTAGTCGAGCATCGAAAGCCCGGCGTAAGCCTGGCCGAGATTGACCGACGGGATGACGTGTATCGTCGATCTCTCATAAAGCCGGCCCGCCTGCTCGGCGGCCATAAAGATGTTTGAGTTGTTCGGAAAAACGAAGATGTCGTCGGCGTT
This window encodes:
- a CDS encoding DUF2344 domain-containing protein, whose product is MRNVRVRYEKTGDARFVSHLDLVRTFARAVRRADLNVYYTEGYNPHIKMNFLPPLSLGYESLCEAFDMRLTDETPCPEVARRLRAVLPELLRVTDAYEPETDLSDAASVQYSLRFDADADKAAETLSRGGLVIEKKTKRGQITVDVHDALISAKSADGALEITLPMGESCLNPRHVVEALNTYGGFEIEDFRCVRRQLFAADGSVFR
- a CDS encoding TIGR03960 family B12-binding radical SAM protein — protein: MAYSDIEKRLTEVKKPSRYCGGEVNSVIKDPASTEVSYAFCFPDLYEVGMSHIGMKILYSAANRLDFVRCERVFAPDRDMIELMRETDTSLFSLENKLPVASFDLVGFSLQYELSYTTMLQMLKLAGIPLYSRDRGEDDPLVIVGGPCSYNSEPIADFVDLVVLGEGEEVGDETLELIRTCKREGCGRAETLRRFAGIKGIYVPSFYDVEYDGVKVRSITPNRPEAPARIRKRIVEDLDKAFYPESYVVPYGEIVHDRASVEVQRGCIRGCRFCQAGFIYRPFRTKSAEKLNATAKTLCDNTGYDELSLLSLSTSDYPELSGLVDGLNEWAEPKGINLALPSLRVDNFSIELMKRVQKLRKSGLTLAPEAGSERMRNVINKNVHEADIMRAVNAAFGGGFTSVKLYFMLGLPFETDEDIVAIADTAQKVVDAYYASEGRQKGKSVSVSLSVAAFVPKPFTPFQYVPQDTAEEHSRKQKLLREHVRSNKIKLSTHDADTSYIEAVLARGDRRLVPAMALAVERGAYLEGWSENFSLDFWKEIFAECGINGDDYACRERGTDELLPWSHIDIGVTDRFFISEYEKAKQAAASPNCAEKCLGCGAASLGGGRYCAKR
- a CDS encoding acyl-CoA thioesterase, translated to MLVYKRKAHYHEVDKMGVVHHSNYVKWMEEARIEAVAEFGISFKEAEENGILSPIVNISVDYKRPVAFGDEVEIRVTILKYNGAVMELGYEFYNLTAGCLCTVATSRNCFVVGGRVTSLKKAAPEADAKLRAIYEAQQTQAASERGGD
- a CDS encoding DegV family protein; this encodes MEKFAIFTDTSCNLTSEQLNEYGIEPSLPMHIYIDDVEYLTDRDWGQFTPQQYYDIVKSGARFRSSQVSSAAYEEAFRKALSEGRDVLSISCCKALSSSVSESIVAGEKLRAEFPDRKIYCVDSYNCCYSLAMMLIEAAKKRDAGMSIDDVHQWVLDNRSRFNEAGTVENLSYLRRAGRVSASAAFFGGLLSVKPMIVYDETGHNVAVEKVRGRKASLTRSAEFVRDYADLDANNNVCIAHADCEADAKQVASEIQGFFPDKKINFHFGYIEQGIGSSVGPGTIILGFYGDPKIRELNK
- a CDS encoding iron-containing alcohol dehydrogenase; translated protein: MLNYVHSIPTKLYFGKGQISRLDGILRQFGSKVLLTYGGGSIKKIGLYDEVTRILNDGGFTVTELAGIEPNPRIESVEEGVRLCKENDIDVILAVGGGSTIDCSKAIAAGVFYEGDLWQMVASRHGALKALPLVDILTLSATGSEFDGGGVITNLKTNEKLGNMYTYPAASICDPTYTFSVSKYQTAAGTADIMSHIFEGYFSRTEDSDLSDCIAEGVLKTAIKYLPVALAEPDNYTARANLMAIASVACSGIPEYGKQDTGWPCHSMEHELSAFYDITHGVGLAILTPRWMRFILKKDPSCAWRFVRFAKNVWGIDGEDELSLANAGIDKLESFFKESGIPMTLRELNIDEEHFEEMAAHANFGGYLKNAFVALTNEDIVEIYRACL
- a CDS encoding SDR family NAD(P)-dependent oxidoreductase, with protein sequence MLITGANSGVGFKTAETMAYLGASVIMACRNLEKASAAREKLLADYPEADICVMRLDMADFASIDAFAEQLPDVDVFINNAGLFHRRGEKTKDGFDLVMGTNYIGVYYLSEKILPKLAASGREVVYINTISLIHKVARVKLSRFDDSRGAYARSKLCLARYSRYLAEKYRDTNVRVYMVHPGIAKTPIASHFLGGMDALSKIVPINSAEKSSLAAAWILSHDVPDACVVGPNKIFGGWGYPKLNRTCRRAKRDIEPLVEFTKEQIETRRAAN
- a CDS encoding RNA polymerase sigma factor, which translates into the protein MTLAGDQDAYGELVLRWQSAALAQANSVLQSVYLSEDAAQDAFVAAWLKLNTLSDPSKFGAWVCKAAKNRAKNILVRYSGWMDFSAYENTAADDTFSPTVALIGTSEKEELHNAIKSLPEKVRTVITLHYFEGLSVAEIADKMRISVGTAKWHLSDGRKRLRGELMATNEDYNDTLTERVMKKVEELKLWSSKTDKTGFELVYKDVLTDVEDLPESEKKYHAMADVLLRGFWWLPGKKNDSLVVRIADAAEKGHNDEATAFICSKEDAKLSGEAKIEFILDKQIPRLTGEDLPIALGSEWLALANAYLETEQHEKGLQALKKAREILPKNSVQYASIFYAEDLVELRDTKYKEKDKYKFRVYSSGYEISLKNGYPLKTNEQFFNYKGEWTPAVGGWYRILANASCCDGIFFTEGADVGYVKTASDKTTLTLLSKTETVDTPAGIFEDCELWETLPADSYISEVYRAYYKRGVGMVKFCEIINDEVETVVLSSYNVKKSDSLMPLDKDNTWEYTRQSEYPSVYHDVKIKVVFKSDEKVTLAVFSETERLYYDEHSFADMAYAVRSEYYDFEEKIIDVRDYIKKLSAAAKTKLQKAHAKVASSVMDRLMDENGITENDQYENTWNFFEYKTFSQRNGNVVCQENRDFAFEWKCVRGTVYDDQVLFNYIYDFLSDNFGCVYSDQWVPGFRTVKELYDYNDDSVKTELICEDAGKVKVACGEFDDCLRVTIDTTGKLEYHEYYGGKKTYIFAKGVGIIRSENYYAENALCAVYELTEYEGTGEGYFPLDDGLHRHYDLINPKRNYVGYTDYTFVKDNYGRTVVFSDKRGSRKKAELLEYYKTKDEKEVGELWDKRDFDEYYIRQGLVNLKIQIHALFEANPTNWFDACLPAAHNQFSMRVIESFGEGGVPEIWYGAYARKSLIAAAVLFACGKTEKGRQYMETAFTYYEKWNAIPKVTKLPVGAPWLFGNVTAEKGSGILTLSNGSKEVLDIVIFRERPMSEISAALNSWGWFDSVRKEPFFAEYIKRAEEYKD
- a CDS encoding GNAT family N-acetyltransferase yields the protein MIKLTGVTEDNWLEVASLTVRDDQKEYLAPAIGIIARGYVYRDCNARVFAVENDGTVVGVALVREFADEPLGYDLQQFMIGAEYQGRGYGSAALALILDELRKEGHYDHVEVCVKKADLAAIRLYEKHGFTDSGYIDDDAPDSLNMICRLF